Proteins encoded by one window of Lathyrus oleraceus cultivar Zhongwan6 chromosome 1, CAAS_Psat_ZW6_1.0, whole genome shotgun sequence:
- the LOC127100828 gene encoding uncharacterized protein LOC127100828, which translates to MEEYEACIYGMEATIDLRIKILEVYGDLTLVISRVKDDWETQDRKLIPYKEHIRKLIPYFDEISFHHIPREENKLADTLATLASMFKVKWKNEAPTIHIDHLDELAHCLAIEADLDDKPWFYDIKTFLEKQRYPVGISITDKKALIRLSSKFLLNSDVLYKRNYDYVILRCMDRHEASTIIKSIHEGCEGVHAKGPAMAKRIPQVGYYWTTMEGIYMIGMIKPKASNGDRFLLVTIDYFTKWVEAASYANVTRQVVTQFIKKEIIYRYEIPSKIITDNSSNLNNNTMKEFCEEFKIEHHNYSPYRYRTSIRTSTRATPYSLVYGLEVVLPIEIEIPSLRVIMEADLDEAEWVQSQYDQLNLIEVKRLTAICHGQLYQRCLKRAFDKKVIPREYYSR; encoded by the exons atggAAGAGTATGAGGCATGTATATATGGTATGGAGGCGACCATTGACTTAAGGATCAAGATTCTTGAGGTGTATGGAGATTTAACTCTGGTAATCAGTCGGGTAAAAGATGATTGGGAAACTCAGGATAGAAAATTGATTCCTTATAAAGAGCATATCAGAAAACTGATACCCTACTTTGATGAAATCTCTTTTCATCATATTCCTAGGGAAGAGAATAAATTAGCAGACACTCTAGCTACGTTGGCATCTATGTTTaaagtcaaatggaagaatgaagcaccaaCTATCCATATTGATCACTTAGATGAACTAGCACATTGTCTAGCAATCGAGGCAGATCTTGACGATaagccttggttctatgacataaAGACATTTTTGGAGAAACAGAGATATCCTGTGGGTATATCTATTACTGATAAGAAGGCCTTGATAAGACTCTCTTCCAAGTTTTTATTGAACAgtgatgtgttatacaagaggaattatgattACGTGAttctcagatgcatggatagacacgaagctagCACGATCATAAAATCTATACATGAAGGTTGTGAGGGTGTACATGCAAAAGGTCCTGCTATGGCCAAGAGGATCCCCCAGGTTGGGTATTATTGGACAACAATGGAG GGTATTTATATGATTGGGATGATAaagcctaaagcttccaatggtgATCGATTTCTCCTAGTTACGATTGATTATTTCACGAAATGGGTCGAAGCTGCTTCATATGCCAATGTCACTAGACAAGTGGTTACTCaatttatcaagaaagagataatctATCGCTACGAGATTcctagcaagatcatcactgacaattCCAGTAATCTCAACAATAATACGATGAAGGAGTTTTGCGaagaatttaagatcgagcaccacaactaTTCACCCTATCG TTATAGGACCTCGATTCGTACATCCACTAGAGCAACTCCGTACTCATTAGTATATGGGTTGGAGGTTGTTCTACCAATTGAAATTGAGATTCCTTCACTCAGGGTTATCATGGAGGCTGACCTTGATGAAGCGGAATGGGTTCAATCTCAGTACGACCAGCTGAATCTGATTGAAGTAAAGCGTTTAACGGCTATttgccatggtcagttgtaccaaagATGCCTCAAAcgagcttttgataagaaagttATTCCTCGTGAGTATTACTCTAGATAA